A stretch of DNA from Vibrio palustris:
CATATTGGTAGCGTGCAAGAGCGAGAAGAAAAGATTGCCGAGGTAATGAGTATTGTTGGCTTAAGGCCGCAAGCCTTAAACCGTTATCCACATGAGTTTTCTGGCGGACAACGTCAACGTGTGGGGATTGCGCGTGCTTTGGTATTAGAACCCAAACTCATTGTCGCCGATGAGCCAGTCTCAGCATTGGATGTCTCAGTGCAGGCACAAGTACTCAACTTAATTGCCGAGCTGCAGGAGACACGCGGTATTTCATTTTTGTTTATCGCCCACGATTTAGCGGTCGTACAACATATCTGTGATGAGGTTGGCGTGATGTACTTAGGGCGTATGGTCGAACACGCACCAGCGGAGGTGCTATATCGCAATCCAAAGCACCCTTATACTCAAGCGTTGCTTTCTGCTATTCCCGTTCCCGATCCGACGTATCACAAAACACATATCCCACTGCAAGGTGATGTGCCATCCCCGCTCTCACCGCCAAGTGGTTGTACTTTTCGAACACGCTGCCCTATCGCAACCGCAAGGTGTGCCCAAGAAGTACCTGTCAATCGTAATGTGAGTGATGACGCAGCCGAGTATCAGCATCGCGTCGCGTGCCATTTCGTCGATTAAGTGGTTAATATTGTCGCTATTGTAAAATAGACGCGTCCCTTCTTATTCCAGTTGGGACGCAATTACGATTGGCATGTGTCACTTATCACAGGTAAACCATCCCAGCATTACGCGGCGAGTTTCACCACATGGTAACTGTAGGTCAAATTGACAGCCGGTGTCAGCATTAAGCTAACATGGCTACATTCATGAATAGCAGAAGAAAGCACTCGTGTAACCAATACTTCCGTCATCCCCGTCCCTTTGATGATGTAGTGCAAATTGATGCTATCAAATAAACGCGGCTGCGCTTCAGTCAAGGTGTAAGTCAACTGTGCTTGTACTGCAACTAATTCCACACCATGATTGTTTAGCTGAGCAATCACTTCGTTAGTACAGCTAGTCCCTAATGCCGAAAGTAACACATCCGTTGCGCAAGGCGCCGTTTGGTCATCAGTATCGACGGCTAAATCCTGCTGATTACCGGTTGTGACCTTAAATTGATGCCCTTGTTGCCATTTGACACTAACACTCATGTGAGCCATCTCCTAAACCAATTCAGTATTGATTGCAGCGTGCTATAGGTACGATTGTACATTCAATCTCACACCGTCAATCATTGCAATAATCTAAAAGAGCTCAACCACTCTTCTATATTATCCGCTCATTTATTTACTCTATGGAAGACAATATCTGTTAAAAATTTGCCTTTTATCAGCATGAATTCGTTCAATCATTAATCACATGTTGAGCGAAGCAGAAGATACTAGCAGACGATGAGAACGGTTTCATTAACGGCACCCCGCATAATGAAATAAAACTGCTTGAATGATTAATAATCACTCACTCGTTAACTTTACCTCTTTAGGAGTATAACTATCAATTGATAATTGTTATCATTTATAGAAAATAAGTAACAATGTAGTCACAATACGACCTCCAATTTATGACTCATTGTCAAATCGCTCCTCATCATTACTCACATGATAACCACTTTTACGCGATTTTTTCACGCTGTACATCGCAGTGTCTGCACGATGAATCCATTCCCGCAGTTCGACATCGATATCAAGTAGTTGAGCAATTCCTATGCTCACACCAATATGAATATCCTTGCCTACTATAGTATAAGAACGACATAAACGGCGATGAATCATCTGCGCAACAAGCTTGGCTTCACTTAGCGCATGAGTGTCCTTTTGATGGGCCAATAAAATAGCAAATTCATCACCACCAAGACGGGCAGTCGTCGATTGACAATGTTCAAACGTCTCATCGATAGAGTGTAAACGTCGTGAGACTTCAATCAATACCTCGTCACCGGCAATATGACCGTAGTTATCATTAACGGCTTTAAATCCATCTAGATCGAGTAATAACAACGTATATTGATACGGCCTCGCTTGCGGTTCAGTAGTGATTACTTTAGTTAACGCCTTATTAAATAGCAGACGATTCGCAAGGCCGGTTAGGCTATCGTGGTTCGCATTAAATTTGATCTGCTTGGCAATTGCCTCACGATTACTGATATCTTCCACTGTGGTCACCCAGCCTTTATCAGGTAACGGTGTATAAATCACATCAATGACACTTTCAGCCCCTAAACGGTATTTCATCCGTAATTCTTTATTAAGTTCAAAGTTCATTTGCATTCTATTAATCAAGGTCGTTATATCCCCGGACAATAAATTAACGTCAGTTAGATGTTTGATAATCTGGCAAAACGTCATACCAATGGTGATATCATTTTCTGTGAGCTGCAATATTTTCAAGTAACGCTGATTCCAATATTTAAGTTTGGCCTCAGCGTCATATACCGCAATCCCTTGGCTCATGTTTGCAAGTATTGCCGAAAATTCATTACGCTGAGCACGAGCTTCGCGCTCTTTCTCTTCCAATAGGTCGTCTTGGCGCTTACGAGCGGTAATATCTTGGAAACCGCCAATTAAGCGTTGCAATTCTTCACCTTCGTATACACCAAACCCGGTAGCCTTTACCCAAATCTGTCGACCTTTTGCCGTAACAAAAGGCACTTCGACATCCCATATACCGTGTTTTTTTAGCCCATCTTCAACAACTTGAGTAATGATTGAGCGTGACTGCTCTGGGTAGAAGTCATAAGCAGTATCTAAGCTGGGAATATAGCGGTCATCGACTTCATGAATTTCTCTTGTTTTTCTGGTCCAAAACAACTCTTGTGTAACGACGTCAAACTCCCAACCACCGACCCCCGATACATTCGCGACTTCTTCAAGTAAACGCTCTTTACGCATCGCGAGATCTCGCGCTCTTCGTTCTGACTGCTGTGCAAGCTGTGCACGGATGGCATTAAACTGCGAATTGACGAGGCCACCAACACTACTCGCGAGTAAGCGTACTTTACTCTCAATACTGGCCCTATCGACTAAGTTTTCATCAAAAATCATGGTCACCGCGCCAATCACGCTACGGTTACCATCCGATAGCGCCGTTGCCATTATGGATTGATGAGTAATGTGTTTGAGTTCCTCCTCATATACGGAGTTATCGCTGGATAAAGACATAACTCTGGCACTTACGCGTATATGATCTTGCAGCCTGTCTTCTGCTTGACCACGAGAAGGGAAATAGGTGGCGACAACTTTTGAGCGATCTCTATTGCCTATAGTGACTCGGATATCTTCAGACCGAACGCAAGAGGCCGCCATCATTAATAAGTGATTTAATTCGGTAAATTGCGCGTCTCTATAAGAGAGCAACAGATCAAAAGCCTGTTGTTCCAACTCTGCATCGTGTACAGGTTCCGCTTCAAACCGCGTCACCATAGCTCCTCCTTAAGCATCAAACTTGTTATGTGGAGTGGAAGTAATGAGTCATAAATTTGAAAAAACAGACACATTGATAGGTTATTCCAGCTATAACACTAGCGAAAACGAAGCTCATAGCGAGCATAAACCATCAGTCATCGTGAGAACCATAAGGAAACCGGACATGACCAAATCGTATAATCAAAATAGCGACAGCAATCATCAAAATCGCGCCTGATAAACCTAACAAGGTTGTCATATCCAAGTTCTTCATATCCAATGCCATATAACGAGCAATCGCTACAATGACGATATATAGCGGCATTCGAACCGGGAAACGACCTGATTTGAGGTATAATCCAACCATCGCGAGTACTTCAAGGTAAATAAATAAAAGTAACAGATCCCCTAAAGACACTTTTTGAATGTGATAAATACCGACCATTTCTTGGCCCATCGCAATAACGGTCAATATCGCGATACACATAAGTCCGACAATCTCTGCTGCAACCAATAAATGCTTTCCAGCTTGCTTTAATACGTTCATGGGTGATCCCTTTACCCTTTTCACTGACAAAATTAGAATCACAATAACCAACATCATATGTCATTGAAATGTTAATAATGACCAGTGCAAATTAACTTATACTATTATGCGAGCGAAATCACAATAGGCATGATGACAAATAACTCGTTAACTATAGCCTATCTACATGTAAATAAAGAAAATTTTTATTTACATATCAACGGAACTTTTTCAAGTGCCGTGTTTTCTGATTCGTTAAACTAAAGTTGCATTTTTATGTGATGCATAACATGACATAAATCGTTTATGGTTGATCTCGGTCAATAAGCAAACAATAAAAGCCAACAAACACAATACAGAGGTCATTATGAAAATTATTATTGAATACGATAAAGCGGGTAAATATCGTGATGAAGCATGGGAAACACCTATACTACGTACAAAAGGACAGACTCAAGCAGTAAGTCCTGCCTATGCAGCACAACTGATTAAAAAACATGAGGCTCATTTGTTCAAAAGTGATTCAGGTGAAGTCGTGTTCGACCGTTAACCATGGCGGTTATTCGACCGTCATATAAGGGGGGAGTCATCCCCCTCCTTGTTCTTACTCAATGAATCAACATATTGTCTATTTAAACTGCCCCACCTCTGCTTTCTCAATGAATATCCAATAAACACTTTCTCTTCAGATTATTTCTGACTATGCTAATCTCTACAATATATACAGCTCTCACCTACAATATTGTTCATAAACTCAACACTTAACCGTAAAATGAATACGGGTAGTTGACTTGCACCGATAAGTACTTACGATGCCTCTTTTCAATTGACAGGAATGCAGATATGTCTGAAGCCAACACATACAATGAGAATCAGGAAATCGAACTAAGTAGTTTGCCTGATGAACTCCGCCAAGTGATAGAGTTTGAAGAAATTCCAGCCGAAATGTTTACGATGATATTCTCGATTCACGAAGTATCAGAAGAAGCAGTTCGAGAGTCATGGGATGCACTTCCAGCCAGTGCACAAAACATATTGGATAACTTTGAGCAGTTCCATGCTCTAATTTCAGTTAGCCAAGCATTTGCTGGTATGAATGTCATGGAAGAGTTTCCAACATTAGATCTTCCAAAGGAAATGACAGAAGAAGATAAAGAAGCTTATCGCTCTCAATTGTTAGACGATGTACTGTTTAACTGTGTAAAAGACATGACCAAACAATTGAAAAAAGCACGCCGCGATGCGGTTCTCAAACGTGATTTCCGTACTGTGTTTTCGAAGTAATTCAGTTTACAACACAACGGCTTTACGAAAGAACTTTCTTTTTTACAGCAACATCGTGACGTTTACATGAAAAAACCTACTGCTTGCAGTAGGTTTTTTCATGTAAACGTCCATTCTTGAGCGACTCACCTCAATGTAAACGTGTTAAAAATAAATCATCTTATGGTAGCTAATCCACATAAACCGCTAAGTCCGGTTGGTGAAAATGCTTAAATAGCATGGTGATATCTTCATTTATCGTACGTGAAGCCGATAATTGTGGTAACTCATCAGGATGAAAAAACTGGGCATCGGTTGTTTCTAAACTTTGTTGCAGCTTACCAGATTGATAATCACATAAGAAAAATAACTTATAAATATGGAAAGGAAATAAAGGATGGTACCCATGAACTGCACGATCTTTGATCGCTACTAACCTGGGATTATCAACGATCAGTCCAGACTCTTCACGAACTTCGCGAATCACCCCTTCCGTCGGTGTTTCACATACATCGCCCCAGCCACCAGGCAACGACCAACAACCATCTTGTGCCTCTTTGACCAGTAAAATTTTACCGTCATAAATCACCCCAGCACGTACATCGACTTTTGGTGTTGGATAGCCTGTTTCTGGCAAATATAATCCATCAACCTGCTCTACCGTACTCCCAGCTAAATCAGCAATCATTTTATACGCAATATGTTTAACTTGCTCAAATCGCTCCAAATCGTAACCATCATTGCTGTACGCCCGTCCAGCTTGAGCAATCGCTTGTAGCTCCTTTGCCATCGTTAACCAAGAATGCATGTCTACTCCTTATTTGCACACATAAACGCATTGGAAACATTAGCATAATAATTCAATAAAGATGTGATATAGCAATTAAAATGTATATTTATCAAACTGAGTTACAAGCATGTATGATGCTATAATTCACATATTGTTCTTGTTTATGGGCAGCTCTAGTTCTGAGATTATTTCATTCCATTCTTCTTTAAGAACCCCCATAAAAACATTATCGTAATACTGACCTTGGTAATAACGGACGCAACGTACTCGCCCTTCTTCTTTCAAACCCAACTTATGCGCACAACGTAGCATTTGAATATTACCAGACCACGTGGATAGCCCAATTCGTGGTAGATCAAACTCTTCAAACAAATGCGAAATCCATAAAATTAAGGCATTATACCCCACTCCTTGAGCCCAATAATCCGGATCATAGATAACAATACCAATATCTAACCAACGTGATTCACGGCTTTCCCAGTAATATGAAACCGTACCAACAGGCTGACCATTAACGGTAATTAAGCGTTTATCTTCGCCTAGGCACAAAGCAGTAAAATGTTGTTGAGTGAATTCTTCTATCGTTGGACACTGCGAACTGAGATAGGGCGCATTGTGGGCAGTCCAAGACGTATCACGGACAACGAGTTCATAAAGGCTGTCTCGCTCTTCAGGAGTTGCGGCTCTAAGGGTAACATCTCCAAACTGCATTGGTTGATGATTCATTGGTATAGTCGACTGTAGTGATTTACTCATCTTAACCTCGCTTAATCATATGCAACTATTAGATTATAGTAATAACTCATCGATTCGCGAATTTCGTCCTCGTATCTATTATTTACTCGGCAATACTGCCGCTCATCAGTGCGATTAACCTTATTTATGAGGAAACGAGTAATTACGCCAAAATTCATTAATATCGTCAGCCAACATCGGCCTAGCATAATAAAACCCTTGGCATAAATGATACCTTTCATCGACGAGGAATTGATGTTGTGAGTAGGTTTCAACCCCTTCAGCCACCACTTGTAAGCCGACTGCGTCTCCTAAATGAAAAATAGCTCGACTGATCTCAACATCATTGATGTCATTAGGTAAATCATTGACAAACGAGCGATCCAATTTCAATTTCGTGACAGGTAATTGCTTTAAATAAGAGAGTGAAGAATAACCTGTTCCAAAGTCATCAATGGCAATTCCAACGCCAATCTGTCGAATGTCCATTAAACGATTAATTGCAATATCGCTTTCATGCATGACAAAACTTTCTGTAAGCTCTATCAGTACTTGCTTAGCTTCTAATTGGTATTCATCTAAAACTTGGCGAAGTAATGCCGCAAAATCCATTTGCATAATCTGTTTTCCAGATACATTGATGCTAATGAAATCCAAGCATACCCCAGATTGATTCCACTGATGTAACTGACGACAGGCGGCACGTAATACCCACTCCCCCAAAGGCAAAATTAGATTACTGTCTTCAGCGGCAGGAATAAATTTTACCGGCGAGATAAATCCTTTGGTGGGGTGCCACCAGCGTGTAAGCGCTTCTACACCAACACACCGCTCAGATTGTATATCAATAATTGGCTGATAATGTAATACCAATTCATCCCGTTCAATGGCCAAACGTAAATCACTTTGTAATTCGGTTAACTCGACTAATACAGAGGACATTTCAGGTTGATAAAAGCGGTATTGGTTACGCCCCAAATATTTGGCGCGATACATAGCAAGATCGGCATGACGTAGTAAAGTGTTCACATCGGTGCCATCCGTTGGATAACGTGCAATCCCGATGCTAGCCGACACAAAAAAATCTCCTCTCCCTAAATCGAAGGGATTGGCTAACTCAACACATAGACGATGCGCAATATCACTGATTAAGTTTTTTTCGTCTACGCCACGTAATAAAATAGTGAATTCATCACCACTATGGCGGCTCACCACATCTTGAACTCTGATAACACTTCTCATGCGTTCCGCCGCTTGACAAAGTAAGATATCTCCCACCGGATGGCCTAATGTATCATTTACTTGCTTAAAATTATCGAGATCAACAAACAGCAGTGCCATAGTGACTGTTTGCTCGGTAGGCGGTTGAGTATATTCATGAAATTTTTCTAGAAACAGTGTTCGATTGGGTAGTTGGGTCAGCATGTCGTAATGTGCGAGATGATAAATATATTCTTTGGCTTTCACTTGTTCGGAAATATCGTACATGGTCGCAATGTAACGTTCTATATCTCCGTGCGTATTGAAAACCGCCGTCAGGCTGAGCCACATCGGGATATCACTGCCATTCTTGTGACACTGCCAAATTTCCCCTTGCCATCGACCATTGATACGCGCTGCACGCCATAATTTATCGTAAAATAGGTTACTATGGCGCTCACTGCGTATACGTGTAAGTGGCTGTCCTATCCATTCCTGCTCTGGGAAGCCAAATATCTGTTGTGCTGCCGAGTTCACCTTAATGACTTTTTGTTCGGTATCGAGAATAAAAATACCATCCATGGTGCTTGAGAATACTTTTGCCGCGAGATTCAACTCAACATCGGCATCTTTACGCTGAGAGATGTTGGCAACCGACACCACCGTATAGATGTTCCCCTCTTCCTCTAAAGGCGCTAGACCAAGCTCGACCGGAAACTCTGAGCCATCTTTATGTAGTGCATATAAATCTCGTCCAGCGCCAAGTAACATCGTCTCAGGCTTTTTCATATAACCAGCACGTAACTGGC
This window harbors:
- a CDS encoding ABC transporter ATP-binding protein, which gives rise to MSTTLSYDTLVNVQGLKKHFLVGKKSLLGRSQSVCKAVDDVSFSIKKGQTLGLVGESGCGKSTLGRCVLRLIEPSDGNVIIDNKDVVHLSRGELKSMRRDMQMIFQDPFASLSPRMTIHDILREPLDVHHIGSVQEREEKIAEVMSIVGLRPQALNRYPHEFSGGQRQRVGIARALVLEPKLIVADEPVSALDVSVQAQVLNLIAELQETRGISFLFIAHDLAVVQHICDEVGVMYLGRMVEHAPAEVLYRNPKHPYTQALLSAIPVPDPTYHKTHIPLQGDVPSPLSPPSGCTFRTRCPIATARCAQEVPVNRNVSDDAAEYQHRVACHFVD
- a CDS encoding OsmC family protein, with translation MSVSVKWQQGHQFKVTTGNQQDLAVDTDDQTAPCATDVLLSALGTSCTNEVIAQLNNHGVELVAVQAQLTYTLTEAQPRLFDSINLHYIIKGTGMTEVLVTRVLSSAIHECSHVSLMLTPAVNLTYSYHVVKLAA
- a CDS encoding sensor domain-containing diguanylate cyclase, which translates into the protein MVTRFEAEPVHDAELEQQAFDLLLSYRDAQFTELNHLLMMAASCVRSEDIRVTIGNRDRSKVVATYFPSRGQAEDRLQDHIRVSARVMSLSSDNSVYEEELKHITHQSIMATALSDGNRSVIGAVTMIFDENLVDRASIESKVRLLASSVGGLVNSQFNAIRAQLAQQSERRARDLAMRKERLLEEVANVSGVGGWEFDVVTQELFWTRKTREIHEVDDRYIPSLDTAYDFYPEQSRSIITQVVEDGLKKHGIWDVEVPFVTAKGRQIWVKATGFGVYEGEELQRLIGGFQDITARKRQDDLLEEKEREARAQRNEFSAILANMSQGIAVYDAEAKLKYWNQRYLKILQLTENDITIGMTFCQIIKHLTDVNLLSGDITTLINRMQMNFELNKELRMKYRLGAESVIDVIYTPLPDKGWVTTVEDISNREAIAKQIKFNANHDSLTGLANRLLFNKALTKVITTEPQARPYQYTLLLLDLDGFKAVNDNYGHIAGDEVLIEVSRRLHSIDETFEHCQSTTARLGGDEFAILLAHQKDTHALSEAKLVAQMIHRRLCRSYTIVGKDIHIGVSIGIAQLLDIDVELREWIHRADTAMYSVKKSRKSGYHVSNDEERFDNES
- a CDS encoding phosphate-starvation-inducible protein PsiE — protein: MNVLKQAGKHLLVAAEIVGLMCIAILTVIAMGQEMVGIYHIQKVSLGDLLLLFIYLEVLAMVGLYLKSGRFPVRMPLYIVIVAIARYMALDMKNLDMTTLLGLSGAILMIAVAILIIRFGHVRFPYGSHDD
- a CDS encoding DUF3069 domain-containing protein; its protein translation is MSEANTYNENQEIELSSLPDELRQVIEFEEIPAEMFTMIFSIHEVSEEAVRESWDALPASAQNILDNFEQFHALISVSQAFAGMNVMEEFPTLDLPKEMTEEDKEAYRSQLLDDVLFNCVKDMTKQLKKARRDAVLKRDFRTVFSK
- a CDS encoding NUDIX hydrolase; amino-acid sequence: MHSWLTMAKELQAIAQAGRAYSNDGYDLERFEQVKHIAYKMIADLAGSTVEQVDGLYLPETGYPTPKVDVRAGVIYDGKILLVKEAQDGCWSLPGGWGDVCETPTEGVIREVREESGLIVDNPRLVAIKDRAVHGYHPLFPFHIYKLFFLCDYQSGKLQQSLETTDAQFFHPDELPQLSASRTINEDITMLFKHFHQPDLAVYVD
- a CDS encoding GNAT family N-acetyltransferase, whose protein sequence is MSKSLQSTIPMNHQPMQFGDVTLRAATPEERDSLYELVVRDTSWTAHNAPYLSSQCPTIEEFTQQHFTALCLGEDKRLITVNGQPVGTVSYYWESRESRWLDIGIVIYDPDYWAQGVGYNALILWISHLFEEFDLPRIGLSTWSGNIQMLRCAHKLGLKEEGRVRCVRYYQGQYYDNVFMGVLKEEWNEIISELELPINKNNM
- a CDS encoding EAL domain-containing protein, which codes for MNRKPTYHQIAGESECLDISILTNHELKVREASLIAVLSSINPSLVTVVVTDRQAVEQVFDCISQRGAIAVYLDKDMKPSRNGHIGIIHQQASDESLGASCTKIRLRQSEVDVTMTACLVKEHSALFEISLPWGTVELPLSDIGPFICQFMNLLTALYDDNKECFPQQAISTFLLDIQRQAMSNVAHAPSNLSVYTQFESYLEELERSNHDLFNIKECIAFPLFVVDKNLRVTQANRGCRSIIKDDLSIVGKYIHELSWLIVIPAIDKMIHRVIISGRSEQILLQNTQIEHVYVLRVMPYHSQGEQVRGAILVFDEVTEQWQAESSLRASEQRFRQVTEALPQLILELSCQGSCDFVNTQWSSYTGMTLSSQTSMCWLDCIEAEDRPLLQEQWDDDHISGQSVSVECRVLHHDGTSRWFSALFVPIFNEYGGLGKWFACFTDIEEFKQTQLNLQRSQNRVSNIIDTMPEAILVVDQQGIIRVVNKRIEDIFGYEMREVKGQAVEMLLPERYRSGHGQLRAGYMKKPETMLLGAGRDLYALHKDGSEFPVELGLAPLEEEGNIYTVVSVANISQRKDADVELNLAAKVFSSTMDGIFILDTEQKVIKVNSAAQQIFGFPEQEWIGQPLTRIRSERHSNLFYDKLWRAARINGRWQGEIWQCHKNGSDIPMWLSLTAVFNTHGDIERYIATMYDISEQVKAKEYIYHLAHYDMLTQLPNRTLFLEKFHEYTQPPTEQTVTMALLFVDLDNFKQVNDTLGHPVGDILLCQAAERMRSVIRVQDVVSRHSGDEFTILLRGVDEKNLISDIAHRLCVELANPFDLGRGDFFVSASIGIARYPTDGTDVNTLLRHADLAMYRAKYLGRNQYRFYQPEMSSVLVELTELQSDLRLAIERDELVLHYQPIIDIQSERCVGVEALTRWWHPTKGFISPVKFIPAAEDSNLILPLGEWVLRAACRQLHQWNQSGVCLDFISINVSGKQIMQMDFAALLRQVLDEYQLEAKQVLIELTESFVMHESDIAINRLMDIRQIGVGIAIDDFGTGYSSLSYLKQLPVTKLKLDRSFVNDLPNDINDVEISRAIFHLGDAVGLQVVAEGVETYSQHQFLVDERYHLCQGFYYARPMLADDINEFWRNYSFPHK